Proteins encoded in a region of the Synechococcus sp. BIOS-U3-1 genome:
- a CDS encoding ABC transporter ATP-binding protein yields the protein MRQRVTNPDQKSTRILLLGILSYLSRRRRIQLGLLFVVMLASGVVELVSLGAVLPFLAVLSDPERLWQQPLVQAFAAQVGFTTATQLIIPTTLMFAFAAVFAALIRLTNLWLNGRFVAALGSDLSCEAYLRTLNQPYVVHVQRNSAALIVDLTANINLTVISLRALLQLITSALVAAGLFTGLLLIDAQLAVSVAALFGSSYVILATTLRRELRINGQKIKDAVSTQLKAVQEGLGAIRDVLLDGSQRTYLRIYRKADRPHRQLTAKNLFIGAFPRYALEAVGMVAIALLGGVLVLQRGSGAEVIPLLGALALGAQRLLPALQQIYSSWVSLKSNNAAIQGVLTMLNQPLPLMESSAELLPLCEKITLEKVHFRYELKQQEVLQGLHLEIYRGERIGIIGSTGSGKSTTVDLLMGLLAPSSGRLLVDGADMHDPMYPERQAAWRSSIAHVPQSIYLADSSIAENIAFGVPRSQIDLARVRQAAAQAQIANFIESSSEGYASFVGERGIRLSGGQRQRIGIARALYKQVQVLVLDEATSALDTATEQALMDAINNFSKEITIVMIAHRLSTVQQCDRVIRLERGRVVADGSPEQVLIGDRFN from the coding sequence ATGAGACAGCGTGTAACCAATCCAGACCAGAAATCCACCCGCATTTTGCTGCTGGGCATCTTGAGCTATCTCAGTCGCCGTCGCCGCATTCAACTTGGCTTGCTGTTTGTGGTGATGCTCGCTTCTGGGGTGGTGGAGTTGGTGTCTTTAGGAGCAGTCCTGCCGTTCCTGGCGGTGCTGAGTGACCCGGAGCGTCTGTGGCAGCAACCATTGGTACAGGCATTTGCGGCTCAAGTGGGCTTCACCACGGCGACTCAGCTAATAATCCCGACGACTCTGATGTTTGCGTTCGCAGCAGTTTTTGCAGCTCTAATCCGGCTAACGAACCTCTGGTTAAATGGACGATTTGTTGCGGCACTGGGTTCCGACTTGAGCTGTGAGGCCTATCTGCGGACTCTCAATCAGCCATATGTCGTGCATGTGCAGCGCAACAGTGCGGCTTTAATCGTAGACCTAACCGCCAACATTAATTTGACGGTGATATCTTTACGTGCTCTACTTCAGTTGATCACATCTGCTTTGGTTGCTGCAGGTCTGTTTACGGGTTTGCTTCTGATTGATGCACAGCTTGCTGTTTCTGTTGCTGCGCTATTTGGAAGTTCTTACGTAATTTTAGCAACTACCTTAAGGCGAGAGCTTCGCATCAACGGTCAAAAAATCAAAGATGCTGTAAGCACCCAGCTCAAAGCAGTGCAAGAAGGACTAGGAGCCATTCGTGATGTGCTACTAGATGGAAGTCAACGTACTTATTTAAGGATTTACCGAAAGGCTGATCGACCCCATAGGCAGTTGACAGCTAAAAATTTATTTATTGGCGCTTTTCCACGCTATGCACTGGAGGCTGTGGGAATGGTCGCTATTGCTCTGCTAGGGGGAGTGTTGGTCTTGCAGCGAGGAAGCGGGGCTGAAGTAATTCCTTTGTTGGGTGCTTTGGCCTTAGGGGCGCAACGTTTGTTGCCTGCTTTACAACAAATTTATAGTAGTTGGGTGTCCTTGAAGAGCAACAATGCTGCAATACAGGGGGTGTTGACCATGCTCAATCAACCTTTACCGCTCATGGAAAGTTCTGCTGAGCTGCTACCGTTGTGCGAAAAAATCACCCTTGAAAAGGTACATTTCCGATATGAGCTTAAGCAGCAGGAGGTGCTGCAGGGCCTGCATTTAGAGATATATCGTGGTGAGCGCATCGGCATAATTGGTAGTACTGGCAGTGGCAAGAGCACCACTGTCGATCTCTTGATGGGCTTACTCGCTCCCTCTTCAGGCAGATTATTAGTGGATGGTGCAGATATGCACGATCCGATGTATCCAGAGCGCCAGGCTGCCTGGCGGTCGTCGATAGCCCATGTGCCGCAGAGTATTTACCTTGCCGATAGCTCGATCGCAGAGAATATTGCTTTCGGTGTGCCTCGCTCGCAGATCGACTTAGCTCGTGTGAGGCAAGCGGCTGCCCAGGCACAGATTGCCAACTTTATTGAATCCAGCTCGGAGGGTTATGCGAGCTTTGTGGGAGAGCGGGGCATACGCCTCAGTGGCGGACAACGTCAGCGCATCGGCATTGCCCGAGCGCTCTACAAGCAGGTGCAGGTGCTTGTCTTGGATGAGGCCACTAGTGCACTTGACACTGCTACTGAGCAGGCTCTGATGGATGCTATTAATAATTTTAGCAAGGAGATTACTATTGTGATGATTGCTCACCGGCTCAGCACTGTCCAGCAGTGTGATCGGGTGATCCGCTTAGAGAGGGGCAGAGTGGTTGCTGACGGCTCGCCGGAACAGGTTTTGATTGGTGATCGTTTCAACTAA
- a CDS encoding polysaccharide biosynthesis/export family protein, translated as MLNTRYLWAITAGALLTLQAVRVGAQQLIEIEEPTTRQQQPLPLKQRAQITYDAYILGPGDGLQIELLDLPELSGTFSIGPDGTLYLPRLRALYVEGLTVEELRYFLTEQFRAYVRDPQIYVRPVIYRPIRIYVSGEVKRPGYYTLSGNTERQNLSTTADIAQARRGTSTTTIRPGLGQVPGGLTTSAPSNGLSTSGALFPTVFDAIRSAEGITPYSNLSKVQVTRKRALNLGGGRIRANLNFLSLITGGDESQNIRLFDGDVVRVTKSNIVMKEQLLQAGQTNLSPQFMSVFVSGRVQSPGGVVVPQGSAMNQAIALAGGRKLLSGKVEFIRFTREGEIDRRIFNYNPNAPSDDYRNPVLMSGDLINLRESPLSATAEMLNEFAAPIVGIYSVYSIFNDF; from the coding sequence TTGCTGAATACCCGTTACCTATGGGCAATCACTGCAGGAGCCTTGCTAACCCTCCAGGCCGTCAGGGTGGGTGCTCAGCAGCTCATTGAAATCGAAGAGCCGACGACTAGACAGCAACAACCACTGCCTTTGAAACAGCGGGCACAAATCACATATGACGCATACATTCTTGGACCCGGTGATGGGCTTCAGATTGAGTTGCTTGATCTGCCTGAGCTAAGCGGCACATTTTCGATCGGTCCAGACGGGACCCTTTACTTGCCACGACTGCGCGCTCTCTACGTCGAAGGTCTCACCGTAGAAGAGCTGCGTTATTTTCTCACTGAGCAATTCAGAGCTTATGTGCGTGATCCTCAGATTTATGTGAGACCGGTGATCTACCGCCCGATCCGTATTTACGTAAGTGGAGAAGTCAAAAGGCCTGGTTATTATACACTTAGTGGAAATACTGAACGTCAAAATTTGAGTACGACAGCTGATATTGCTCAGGCCCGACGTGGTACCTCCACAACGACGATACGTCCAGGCTTAGGGCAAGTACCTGGAGGACTAACAACATCAGCTCCTAGCAATGGCCTGAGCACATCTGGGGCACTATTTCCCACTGTATTTGACGCAATTCGTAGCGCCGAGGGGATTACTCCTTACTCCAATCTTTCAAAAGTACAGGTAACTCGCAAACGTGCACTAAATTTGGGTGGTGGCCGCATCCGTGCAAACCTTAATTTTCTTTCATTAATTACTGGGGGGGACGAATCGCAAAATATTCGCCTATTTGACGGCGATGTGGTGAGAGTAACGAAGAGCAACATCGTAATGAAAGAACAGTTGTTGCAGGCTGGGCAAACGAATCTCTCCCCTCAATTCATGAGCGTTTTCGTGAGTGGCAGAGTGCAGAGCCCTGGCGGCGTTGTAGTACCTCAAGGGTCTGCAATGAACCAAGCCATAGCACTTGCTGGTGGGCGAAAACTTCTTAGCGGAAAAGTAGAGTTCATTCGTTTTACCCGTGAGGGAGAGATTGATCGCAGAATCTTTAATTACAATCCCAATGCACCATCAGATGACTACAGAAATCCTGTTTTAATGTCCGGCGACTTAATAAATTTGCGCGAGTCCCCCCTTAGCGCGACGGCCGAAATGCTTAATGAATTT
- a CDS encoding polysaccharide biosynthesis protein: MTIRSKSAISLLDSVLGLTPLQRRLLLITADALLMPLALWLSFWLRLAHPFHLNFTITGFWLLPALWLIGLPLYAFSGQYKGLTRYVGSRSLYQLALRNGLLVMMLAALGWLLLLPMPPRSSWLLLWLLLTGCTGAVRFALRDLLLSLHNKPRQVLNRVAIYGAGAAGVQLAAALRLAKTHSVQLFVDDEPALWSRSINGVPIKPPQVIKQRADDLDQVLLAIPSLRRSRRRQIVDGLQESGITVLQIASMEEITSGRARIDALRPIQVEELLGRDPVPPDPQLLGPAIGGASVCVTGAGGSIGSELCRQILALKPRRLVLLELSEPSLYAIHQNLSGLLPAGVEVVPVLGNAANAPLVERCFKEHGVEVVFHAAAYKHVPLVEANPLAGLANNVLSTRVVCEAARRCGSRHLLLISTDKAVRPTNVMGASKRLAELVVQAQPPGQTRFAIVRFGNVLGSSGSVVPLFRSQINAGGPITLTHPEIIRYFMTIPEAAQLVLQAAVLAEGGDVLLLDMGEPVRIKALAEQMVRLSDLSLKDASNPHGDIEIVCTGLRPGEKLFEELLIDAESESTAHPLIFRAKERALNPEQLWPLLDDLEEAISLQDGQAALAVLTALVKEWRQEKVDNK, translated from the coding sequence ATGACGATCAGAAGTAAGTCTGCAATTTCCTTGTTGGACTCAGTGCTGGGGCTGACGCCGCTGCAGCGCCGGCTTCTATTAATCACTGCCGATGCACTGCTAATGCCCTTGGCTTTGTGGTTGAGTTTCTGGCTGCGGCTCGCCCATCCCTTTCATCTCAACTTCACTATTACTGGTTTTTGGTTGTTGCCAGCTCTATGGCTGATTGGTTTGCCGCTGTATGCCTTCAGTGGCCAATACAAAGGTCTTACTCGCTATGTGGGCAGCCGATCTCTATACCAGCTGGCGCTACGCAATGGCCTGCTAGTGATGATGTTGGCGGCCCTTGGTTGGCTGTTGCTCCTACCTATGCCGCCGCGTAGCAGCTGGTTGTTGCTCTGGTTGCTGCTTACTGGCTGTACCGGCGCGGTACGTTTTGCCTTGCGAGATCTGCTGCTGAGTTTGCACAACAAACCACGGCAGGTACTTAATCGGGTGGCGATCTATGGCGCTGGAGCTGCTGGGGTTCAGCTGGCGGCGGCCCTGCGCTTGGCCAAAACTCACAGCGTGCAGCTGTTTGTAGACGACGAACCGGCCCTCTGGAGCCGATCAATTAACGGCGTGCCAATCAAGCCACCGCAGGTAATAAAACAGCGCGCTGACGATCTTGATCAGGTGTTGCTAGCGATTCCCTCGCTACGCCGTAGCCGGCGGCGCCAGATTGTCGATGGCTTGCAGGAGAGTGGCATCACTGTGCTGCAGATCGCCTCAATGGAGGAGATCACCAGCGGACGCGCTCGCATCGATGCTCTGCGTCCTATTCAGGTTGAGGAGCTGCTTGGGCGTGATCCGGTGCCCCCCGATCCCCAGCTGCTTGGACCAGCTATTGGTGGGGCGTCGGTCTGCGTCACTGGAGCGGGTGGTTCGATTGGCTCAGAACTTTGTCGCCAAATTCTGGCTTTAAAGCCTAGGCGGCTGGTACTTCTCGAACTCAGCGAACCAAGCCTTTATGCCATCCACCAGAATCTGAGCGGTCTGCTGCCTGCGGGAGTGGAGGTTGTTCCTGTGCTTGGGAATGCCGCCAATGCTCCCTTGGTGGAGCGTTGCTTCAAGGAGCATGGTGTGGAGGTGGTGTTCCATGCAGCTGCTTATAAGCATGTGCCGTTGGTGGAAGCCAATCCCCTGGCGGGGTTGGCCAACAACGTCTTGAGTACCCGCGTAGTTTGCGAGGCAGCCCGGAGGTGTGGATCACGGCATCTGCTGCTGATCTCCACTGACAAGGCGGTTCGGCCCACCAATGTGATGGGGGCTAGCAAACGCCTGGCGGAACTCGTCGTGCAGGCACAGCCTCCTGGTCAGACTCGTTTCGCAATAGTGCGCTTTGGAAATGTGCTGGGCTCTTCTGGCTCAGTGGTGCCCTTGTTTCGGAGTCAGATAAATGCTGGTGGACCAATCACGCTGACGCATCCGGAGATCATTCGTTATTTCATGACTATCCCCGAGGCGGCCCAGCTGGTGCTGCAGGCGGCTGTGCTCGCCGAAGGAGGTGATGTGCTGCTGCTGGACATGGGCGAACCGGTGAGGATCAAGGCCCTTGCGGAGCAGATGGTGCGGCTGAGTGACCTTTCCCTCAAGGACGCCAGCAACCCCCACGGTGATATTGAAATTGTCTGCACGGGTCTGCGACCCGGTGAGAAGCTTTTCGAAGAGTTGTTGATTGATGCCGAGAGCGAGTCGACGGCCCATCCTTTGATCTTCAGGGCTAAGGAGCGAGCACTTAATCCGGAACAGCTCTGGCCGCTTTTGGATGACTTGGAGGAAGCAATTTCCCTGCAGGATGGCCAGGCTGCTTTAGCGGTCTTGACCGCTTTAGTTAAAGAGTGGCGGCAGGAGAAGGTAGATAACAAATGA
- a CDS encoding glycosyltransferase family 4 protein, which yields MKIFHLNHSDINGGAARAAYRIHHALHNSGIDSRMLVNVAASGDWSVQGPTSKRSKAIGRVRHQLVTPLRQLLHTENPILHSPSLVPSGWPDRLNVSDADVVHLHWVQNEMLSITDIARIRKPIVWTLHDMWAFCGAEHYTTDHRWRDGYRSDNRPDHESGFDLNRTTWQRKRKHWRRPLQIVCPSQWLADCVHASALMADWPVAVVPYPVDTNRWQPIEQRLARHLLELPQDCPLLLFGAIGGGNDHRKGMDLLLTALTQLRTEGNLQDLRLMVFGQLAPQSPPQLGFPVHYTGHLHDDLSLRVLYSAADVMVVPSRQDNLPNTGLEAHACGTPVVAFNTGGLTDIIDDRVTGALAEPFEPASLAAAISWVLANPKRRNALGAAARKRAECLWAPRRIAGLYKKIYLSAIESK from the coding sequence GTGAAAATATTCCATCTCAACCATTCGGACATCAACGGCGGCGCCGCACGTGCGGCTTACCGGATCCATCACGCTCTACATAATTCAGGAATCGACTCACGGATGCTTGTGAATGTGGCCGCCTCGGGCGATTGGTCGGTGCAAGGCCCCACAAGCAAAAGGTCGAAGGCAATCGGCCGCGTACGCCACCAACTTGTCACCCCCTTGCGCCAGCTTCTGCACACCGAAAACCCGATTCTTCACTCACCATCTCTGGTGCCTTCTGGTTGGCCGGATCGCCTAAATGTCTCCGATGCCGATGTGGTGCACCTGCATTGGGTTCAGAACGAGATGCTCTCCATTACCGACATTGCCCGCATCCGCAAACCGATCGTGTGGACCCTTCACGACATGTGGGCCTTCTGCGGCGCTGAGCATTACACCACCGATCACCGCTGGCGTGATGGTTATCGCTCAGACAATCGCCCCGACCATGAAAGCGGTTTTGATCTCAACCGCACCACCTGGCAGCGGAAGCGGAAGCACTGGCGCCGGCCGCTGCAGATCGTCTGCCCCAGTCAGTGGTTAGCAGATTGCGTACACGCCAGCGCTCTGATGGCTGACTGGCCCGTGGCAGTGGTGCCATATCCAGTTGACACCAATCGTTGGCAACCGATTGAGCAGCGTTTGGCACGTCATTTGCTTGAGTTGCCACAGGACTGCCCGCTGTTGTTGTTCGGCGCCATAGGCGGGGGCAACGATCACCGTAAAGGAATGGATCTTCTTCTTACGGCCCTCACCCAGCTGCGCACTGAAGGCAATCTGCAAGATCTTCGACTCATGGTGTTCGGCCAGCTCGCACCTCAGTCGCCACCTCAGCTTGGCTTCCCAGTGCATTACACAGGCCATCTTCACGATGACCTCAGCTTGCGTGTCCTCTACAGCGCTGCTGATGTGATGGTGGTGCCATCCCGCCAGGACAACTTACCCAACACCGGTCTAGAAGCCCACGCCTGCGGCACCCCGGTTGTGGCATTCAATACTGGAGGCCTTACCGACATCATCGACGACCGTGTCACCGGCGCACTTGCCGAGCCGTTTGAGCCAGCGTCCCTCGCGGCGGCGATTAGTTGGGTTCTTGCGAATCCGAAGCGCCGAAATGCTTTAGGAGCTGCGGCTCGTAAGCGGGCAGAATGTCTCTGGGCCCCTAGACGGATTGCAGGCTTGTACAAGAAGATCTATTTATCTGCAATAGAATCCAAATGA
- a CDS encoding glycosyltransferase: protein MQAPTFSVAIAVYNGSRYLIEQVNSINAAFNFASKQSSFELVCVDDKSTDNSVEILNDLATSMPLRIFCNSTNLGHNKTFEIALLKCRGSFIFFSDQDDIWPLTRVSHTQLVFNKFNPSMLCGNFTEFRNNSELSQFSRSSVKDEYLIQERFYEVLIAQLFSDKSRPYFGSTMLFSRDLLNIALPLPALIDEHDKWFSLCASTYKGGLLRTSSVITYRRIHSNNLTKNDRNYFLKLITRLIILIHSLILLKRKLLLY, encoded by the coding sequence ATGCAAGCTCCAACTTTTTCGGTTGCCATTGCTGTTTATAATGGCTCACGCTATTTAATAGAGCAGGTTAATTCTATTAATGCTGCATTTAATTTTGCTTCTAAGCAAAGCTCATTTGAACTAGTGTGTGTTGACGACAAGTCAACTGATAACTCTGTTGAAATCTTAAATGATCTCGCAACCTCAATGCCTCTGCGTATTTTTTGCAATTCTACGAATTTAGGACATAATAAAACCTTCGAAATTGCCCTTCTTAAATGTCGAGGTAGTTTCATTTTTTTCTCAGATCAAGATGATATTTGGCCACTAACTCGCGTTTCGCATACGCAGCTTGTATTTAATAAATTTAATCCTTCGATGTTATGTGGTAATTTCACAGAATTTAGAAACAATTCAGAATTATCTCAATTTTCAAGAAGCTCTGTTAAAGATGAATATCTTATACAAGAGAGATTCTACGAAGTCCTAATAGCTCAGTTATTCTCAGATAAAAGCAGGCCTTACTTTGGTAGCACCATGTTGTTTAGTAGGGATTTGCTGAATATTGCATTACCTCTGCCAGCCCTCATTGACGAACATGATAAGTGGTTCTCGCTTTGTGCTTCAACATACAAGGGTGGACTTCTTAGAACTTCATCAGTAATCACTTATCGTCGAATTCATTCAAATAATCTTACAAAAAATGATAGAAATTACTTCCTCAAACTAATTACACGCTTGATCATTCTAATTCATTCTTTAATCCTTTTAAAACGAAAGCTGCTACTTTATTAA